The DNA window GCACAAGGCGTTTCAGCTCTTTCGCTTGCGCCGTGGTCGCCTGGAATGCCTCGCACGCGCGGATGCGGGCCGTGGGCACCACGTCGCCCGACTCGACTTTGGTCGTGATCTTGGTGCAGTCGACAACGGCCACGATCACGTGAACGGCTAGCGGGTCGTCGACGAGCGCGGCGGAGATCTCGCCGAGCCCGTTTCGCTCGTCGGCGGGCAGACTGCTCGACAGGGTGACGCTCACGGGTTCCTCCAGTGGGTATGCCACGTTCCGGCGGCGCGCGGGAGCGCGGTTGAGTGGACGGTCGGGCGCCACCGGTCGGCGGCGACCTGCTCGGGTTCCTCGGTGCGCTCGAACTCAGGGAAACGCGGGTACTCCCACACTTCGAGCACGTCGTCCCAACGGCTCGGCACGACGCGCGGGCAGTCGCGCACATGCTCGTCTTCCCAGTGGTCGAGGAAGTCGACGAGATGCTGCGGCGGGGACTTCACGCCGCACTCGCACGTCGAGTGGTGCACTGTGACCGGCGCGCGGTCGGTCGGCTCCCACCCGCCGGAGTCGTCGAGCAGCACCAGGCCGCCGCGCCGGTACAACGACACTTCGATCGGCTTCTCGACGCCGCGCCGGACGAGCCACCCGAGTCGACGGCCGTCGGTCGGGTGGAGGGTCACCCACCGGTGGCAGTCGCAGCACAGGTGCATCAGGTTCGAGGGCTCGTTGATCCACGCCTCACGGGAGCCGCCCATCTGGCGGCCGGTGCGGTGATGGATCTCGGCGGCGAGGTTCGGGCACCCGGTGCGGCCCTCGCAGGCGCCGCCCGAGCGCGCGGTGACCAGCTCGACGACGTGATCGGACGGACGTGTATCCCGACTCATTCCAGCGCCGCCTTGAGCGCGCGGCCGCGCCCCCGAATGTACTCGTCCAATGTGGACGTGCGGCCGTCGTCGTCGAGCAGCGGCGCGCCGCCGAGCCCGAGCCGGTGCACCTTCGCCAGCAACCCCGCCATGTCGTCGAGGTCGTCGATAGCGCGGGCGCGGTCGCGGTAGTCGATCGGGCTCGGTACCTCGTCGCCCTCGGCGAACCACTCCGCGATCTGCCCCGCCAGCTCGGCACCGGGGCGCGGGAGCACCGCCCCGGACAGGTGCGGAATCAGCGACTTGGACACGCGGAGGGTGTTCGTCAGGTCGAGGTCTCCGACAAGATCGAACTCGTATTCGATGCCCTCTCGTTGCTCGGGCCGGAGCCCGACCTTGCGCGGCACCTTCTTGCCCTTGTCGTCGTCTTCCACGACGTACTCGGTTTTCACGCGCAGGGTCACGATGACGTGGCCGGGGTAGCTCAACAGGGCATCGATCATCCGGCGTTCGTCGGGACGAACCTCTTTCCAGCCGGAGAACGAGTTTCCGCCGCGCTGGCGCCGGTCAGCCTGTTCGAGCATCCCGTCCGCGCCCATCCAGTAGTGCGACAACGAGTCGACCACGACCGTCTCGTAACCCTTGTCGGCGGCGGCCGCCAAAGCGTCCACAAGGGACAGCGGCGCGAACGTCTGCGGCGCGATGGTGTCGAACTGCCACCCGTTGACGGCGGCGTACTTCGCGGCGCGGCCGCGCTCGGTGTCGACAACGGCCGTGCTGCCCCACGCCGTCGCCAGCGACAACGCCGTGAAGGTCTTGCCCGCGCCCGCAGGACCCGCCAGCGCGACACGGACTTTCGCCGCCGTGCGGCTGGCGGGCAGGAACTCGACCGTCACCGCGCACCGCCGAACTGCTCGACGGTGAGCGCGGCGGCGCGGCCGCAACTCGGGCACGGGATTTGCCGGTACCGGGTCAGTGGCCAGTCGACGGCCCGCACGAGCATCGGGCGGTCGTGGCAGGTGCGGCAGTCGGCGGGCACCGACGGCGGCGCCGGTGGAACAACGGTCAACATGAGGTCGTGGCCTTTCGGGATCGGGAGTAGGGGCCGTGGCACGGCAAGGGAGGAAGAGCGGCGAGGGCGCCGCAGCACAGCCGCCGGACGGCGCGCTCATGCACGGCGTAGCCGTCGCGAGACGCGCAGCTCGGGCACGGCAGGACGGCCGTCACGGTGTGGAGCACGCGCCCGAGCGCGTCGGCGTCGCTCATGAGCCGCCGCCGGTCTGTCCATTCGGAACGGTCGGGGGGATCGGCGGGCCGTCGGGCAGGGGCACACTGTCGATGTCCCGTCGCCACGCCGCCAGCAGGCGGTAGAGCGTGGCATCGATCGTGAGCCGGTCGCCGCCGAGCCACACGCGGGCGCTCATGCGGACTCCCGCGCCCGCCGGTGCCACGAGCGGGCGGCGTCGGTCGGTTTCCACACGGTCCACGTCGGGCCGTTCGGCTGGTAGTGGGTGGTCTCGCCGGAGTCCACGACGTACCCGGCGTCGACGAGTTCGCCCCGGCGCGGCCGGACGGAGCTTTCCCCGATGCCGAGCGCGCGCACCAAGTCGTGGTCGGTCGCCGCGCCGACGAGCACGAGGTGGTCGAGGATGCGCGCGCGCTGCGTTCCGGTCTTCGGCTCGACGAGCCGTGCCGCGCGCGCCGAGCTGGCGCGCGGGCTCCGGGCCACCTTGCCCTCGGCGGGCACCGACACCTCGGCGTCGCGGGCGGCCGCCACCTTCGCCTCACGCGCGACGACCGCCGACAACTCGGCTTCAGCGCGCGTCATCGCGTCAACTCGCCCCCGGCGACCGCGGAGCGCCTGCCCGACGTAGTAGAGCGCGGCGCGCACCGACCCAACCGGCGCGTCCGGCGGCACATCGAAGAGCGCTTCGGTCACCGTCCACGCTCCCCGTAGCCGAAGTTCTCGACGGTGTGCGCGCCGCACACCGGTACCGGGCCGAGCACGGGGTGTTGACGAATCGCGGTCGCGAGCGTCCGGCACCCGGCGAACCACTGGCACGGAAGGTGGGCCATCTGCCGGGCGGGCAACCAGAACTCGGGGAACGGCGCCCCGCCGATGGTCGACAGCCGCGCCCGTGTGTCGTCGTAGTCCTTCTTCAGCGCGCGGACGGTGCACACGAGTTCGCCCACCACCTGCTCGTCGACGACGACGCCGGGAACAACGCGCACGATGTCGAGCAGCGCCAGGCCGTGGAACTCCCACCGGCTGGTGCGGCGGTCGTCGGCACGGTGGCGGGCGAGTTCGCCGAGCGGCCACACCGGCGTCTCGGCGGCGAGGTCCGCGAGCGTCCGTCTGCGCTCTCTGGGATTCTGGTCGTGCATGGGAGGGTGCCTCTCTCGTGTGGCCCGTTCCGCGCCTGCACGCGCGGAGCGGGCGTTTTTCGTTGGTGCTAGGCGGATTTCTTCGTGCCGAGATAGCGGTGAATCTCGGCATCGGGCACGACGTAGTAGCGGCCCGCGCGCTGCGCGCTGAGTTGGCCGGAGCGGATGAGCCCCAGCACGGTGTCGTAGGGGATGCCGAGTCGCTCGGCCGTTTCGCGCGGGGTCCACGCGTCGCGCGGCGGTTGTTCGCCGACCGGCGCCGTGCTCGTCGCGGCGTCGGCGGCGCGCAGTTCGGCGGCCGCCTGTTCCAGCAGGCTGGCGACGGCGGCGAGGCTCGGCGCGCTCACACGGTCTCCCGGTCGAGCAGGTCGTCCACCTCGCAGCCCAGCGCGGCGACGAGCGCGGCGAGCACGGGCGGGCTCGGCCGGTGGTCGCCGGACTCCAGGCGGCTGATGGTGGTTTGGCCGATCACGAGTGCGTCGGTGCTGGCGTGGTAGGCGAGCGCGGCCTGATACCAGCCCCGGCGCTCGCGCAGTTCGCGGAGGCGGGCTCCGCTGAACGGGAGTGCGAGTGGTGTTCTCATGCACTCAACCTAGCGTGCATGAACGTGCATGGCAACGCACATGCATGTAAGTACGCGTGCACGTTAAGGCATGATCACTCAGTGCGTTGTCTTGATCGCGCATATGCGCTAATGTGCTGTGCACATTGAGGAGGGGAGCATGCATGGACGGGCGCGACACCGACGACGAAGCTCCGACCCTCGGCGAACATCTGGAGCAGGAACGCCTTCGCCGAAAAATGAAATGGGCACAAGTGGCCCGCGAAATGGGGATGACTCCCGGAAATCTGGCGCGCATTCGCAAGAATGAAATAAACGTATCGCCGGACGCCGAGAGTGCTATTGAGAAGTTTATGAGGTGGGAGAAGGGGAGCATTCAAGACGTACTAGCGGGAAGACATCCGACTTCGCTGGGTATTTCGCCTGAGCGTGCGTCGTCGATTCGTGACGATGAATCCGCGACCTGGGGACGAGACGCGGCACTCCTGTACCGGGAAATCCGGCAGCGCCGTGGGCGTGAAGCCGCGAACGCGTTCCTTTTCGAACTGATGGACGACGAGGACGGGGCCGCCGACGCGGACCCCGGTCGAGCCCAAGGGCTCGGCTAAGAACCTGCTAAGAACTCCCTAACCAGCACTGGGCTAAACGGCTGCGCCGCTAGTCCTTCCGGGTGGATCTCGTAACACGAACGATCTTCGGGAGATCACACAGGTGTTCGAGATGATCACCAGTACGCCACCCCCGGGTGAGGGGCGCAGTCGCGCAACCAGGGGTTTAGGGGAGGAATGCATGTCCAACGAACGCGCCGCCATGGTCGCGGCCGTCGCCTTGACCTTGACAACGACGTTCACGCTAACGGCCGCGTGGTTCTCGATCGCGGACCTCTGGCCAGCGGAAGCGTTCGCGCTCGCGCTTGGCCTCGCCGTGTGCACGTGCGGCGCCGAGCTGACTCGCCGGGTATTGCGGCGAATGGACGACCTCCGGGCGGAACTCGAAATTCAGAACGACACCACACTTATCCGCATGAGCAGAAACGGCAGAAAAGGGAACGTGCACTACCTGGACAGAAGAGAGGACGGCGCGTAGATGGGAAGACCGAGAACCCCGAGAGGTGCTATCGGGGAAATAGGTGTTACTGAGATTCGAAAAGCGAAAGATGGCAGACCGGCTGTCTATGAGGCGAGAGCCCGTTTTCGGAAGATGAACGGACGGTTTAAACATCTGGCGCAGCGTGGCGCGAGCAAGACGGAGGCTAAGAACCGCCTGAAAGAAGCGGCCGCCAAGCTGGCCAAGGAGGCGGCAGGGCGCCAGATCAACGAGAACACGCGTATCGAGTTGCTGGCGCTGCATTATCTCGCGGAGATCAAACGCAAGGTGGACGACGGCACAAGGTCGTTCACGACGTACGACATCTACCGGGGCACGGTCAACAACGAGGTCGTACCGCGGCTTGGCGCGCTGGCGGGCCACGAGCTGGACGTGTTCACCGCCTACCAAGCCATCATGGATGTTGACCGCGAGGTCGGACGCGCGAGTGCGAAGAAGTTCCGAACGGTGCTGAGTGGCATCTGTAAGTTCGGGGTTCTCCACGGGGCAATGGAGATCAACCCGATTCGGCAGCTCGACGATATGTTCGAGCGTTCGAAGGACGCCGAGCCGGTACGGGCGCTAGAACCGGCGCAGCGTAAGGATTTCCTGACGAAGTTCGACGGCTATTGCGACAAGAAGGCGGCCAACAAGGTCGCCGGGGTGCGGGCGCTCGTCTGGCAGCACCTCAAAGACATCACGCTCGGGCAGCTCGGCACCGGCGTTCGCATCGGCGAAGTCACTGCGCTGCTCGGCCCGGACATCGACATAGAGCGCCGGACGGTGCATTTCGGCTACCACCTCGTCCGGGTGGCCGGTAAGGGCATCGTGCGAATGCCCGGACGAAAGGGCGGTGAGCCGCCACTGACTCTCGTCATGCCGTCG is part of the Amycolatopsis sp. CA-230715 genome and encodes:
- a CDS encoding ATP-binding protein; protein product: MTVEFLPASRTAAKVRVALAGPAGAGKTFTALSLATAWGSTAVVDTERGRAAKYAAVNGWQFDTIAPQTFAPLSLVDALAAAADKGYETVVVDSLSHYWMGADGMLEQADRRQRGGNSFSGWKEVRPDERRMIDALLSYPGHVIVTLRVKTEYVVEDDDKGKKVPRKVGLRPEQREGIEYEFDLVGDLDLTNTLRVSKSLIPHLSGAVLPRPGAELAGQIAEWFAEGDEVPSPIDYRDRARAIDDLDDMAGLLAKVHRLGLGGAPLLDDDGRTSTLDEYIRGRGRALKAALE
- a CDS encoding excisionase family DNA-binding protein, whose translation is MSAPSLAAVASLLEQAAAELRAADAATSTAPVGEQPPRDAWTPRETAERLGIPYDTVLGLIRSGQLSAQRAGRYYVVPDAEIHRYLGTKKSA
- a CDS encoding helix-turn-helix transcriptional regulator, translated to MRTPLALPFSGARLRELRERRGWYQAALAYHASTDALVIGQTTISRLESGDHRPSPPVLAALVAALGCEVDDLLDRETV
- a CDS encoding helix-turn-helix transcriptional regulator produces the protein MDGRDTDDEAPTLGEHLEQERLRRKMKWAQVAREMGMTPGNLARIRKNEINVSPDAESAIEKFMRWEKGSIQDVLAGRHPTSLGISPERASSIRDDESATWGRDAALLYREIRQRRGREAANAFLFELMDDEDGAADADPGRAQGLG
- a CDS encoding site-specific integrase; this translates as MNGRFKHLAQRGASKTEAKNRLKEAAAKLAKEAAGRQINENTRIELLALHYLAEIKRKVDDGTRSFTTYDIYRGTVNNEVVPRLGALAGHELDVFTAYQAIMDVDREVGRASAKKFRTVLSGICKFGVLHGAMEINPIRQLDDMFERSKDAEPVRALEPAQRKDFLTKFDGYCDKKAANKVAGVRALVWQHLKDITLGQLGTGVRIGEVTALLGPDIDIERRTVHFGYHLVRVAGKGIVRMPGRKGGEPPLTLVMPSWSVPMWTRVKEAAGEGIVFPAWSGGWLDPSNLTKRIRSACDAIGYEWMSSRMLRHTVGTHLTDNGHTSNEAGDQLGNTAEVVDKHYRRRQVANRKIAHTLESMFPEAEAS